The stretch of DNA GCTGCAAACCACACGTTCCAACGTGAGCCACCGGTTGAAGGCGTTCGAGCGCGCACTGGGCGTGCAACTGCTGCGCCGGACCACGCGCCGCGTGGAACCCACGGAGGTCGGCGCCGGCATCTATGAACACGGCCGAAGCATCCTGCGCGAAATGGCTGCCGCCGACGCGCTGGTCTCGTCGCTCGGCAAATCGCTGCAAGGCAGCGTTCGGCTG from Desulfopila inferna encodes:
- a CDS encoding LysR family transcriptional regulator, which codes for LQTTRSNVSHRLKAFERALGVQLLRRTTRRVEPTEVGAGIYEHGRSILREMAAADALVSSLGKSLQGSVRLSVPTGLGHLLVSPLLVAFKRSYPDIRLDVRFDNRVSDLISEDVDVALRIVSNPPESLVATLL